Proteins from one Streptomyces sp. NBC_00390 genomic window:
- a CDS encoding S1C family serine protease encodes MSTENEGTAVPAAPSVPPVPVAAPDGTPASEHAARTTPPAPAEPAATATAGHTPQPEPASSPAPAPAAAPTATQHAGAEWPPPPPALPSYGGGGNGGPVWGSPVPAAHAPRRRRSGGVVAAVLAAALVAGGVGGGIGYWAAEHNDDGIDSTTVSAVQAPRDLRREAGTVAAVANQALPSVVTVEAKSGGAGVEGESEGGTGTGFVYDRQGHILTNNHVVASAAEGGTLSATFSDGKKYDAEVIGRAQGYDVAVLKLKNAPSGLTPLALGNSDRVAVGDSTIAIGAPFGLSNTVTTGIISAKNRPVASGDGSSGRNSYMSALQTDASINPGNSGGPLLDSRGAVIGINSAIQSAGSGGLGQSQAGSIGLGFAIPINQAKTVAQQLIRSGQPVYPVIGATVDMTGEEAGAKIAGQGAGGTAAVSPNGPAAKAGLKAGDVITKFDGKTVDSGPTLISEIWTHKPGDKVTLTYERDGKERTAEVTLGERKGDS; translated from the coding sequence GTGAGCACCGAGAACGAGGGCACCGCGGTTCCGGCCGCCCCGTCCGTACCTCCAGTGCCGGTCGCCGCTCCCGACGGAACGCCCGCGTCCGAGCATGCCGCCCGCACCACGCCTCCCGCCCCCGCAGAACCGGCGGCGACGGCCACGGCCGGGCATACCCCCCAGCCCGAGCCGGCCTCGTCGCCCGCACCGGCACCGGCAGCTGCGCCGACAGCGACGCAGCACGCCGGCGCCGAGTGGCCGCCGCCCCCGCCCGCACTCCCCTCCTATGGGGGCGGGGGCAACGGCGGTCCTGTCTGGGGATCGCCCGTTCCGGCGGCGCACGCCCCGCGGCGCAGGCGCTCCGGCGGTGTGGTCGCCGCCGTCCTCGCCGCGGCGCTGGTCGCGGGCGGCGTCGGCGGTGGCATCGGCTACTGGGCCGCCGAGCACAACGACGACGGGATCGACTCGACGACGGTCTCCGCGGTCCAGGCACCCCGGGACCTCAGGCGCGAGGCGGGCACGGTCGCCGCGGTGGCCAACCAGGCGCTGCCGAGCGTCGTCACCGTCGAGGCGAAGTCCGGTGGCGCGGGCGTCGAGGGCGAGAGCGAGGGCGGTACGGGCACCGGCTTCGTCTACGACAGGCAAGGCCACATCCTCACCAACAACCACGTGGTGGCTTCAGCCGCCGAAGGCGGCACGCTGTCGGCGACGTTCTCGGACGGCAAGAAGTACGACGCCGAGGTCATCGGCCGCGCCCAGGGCTACGACGTCGCCGTCCTCAAGCTGAAGAACGCCCCCTCCGGGCTGACCCCGCTGGCGCTCGGCAACTCGGACCGCGTCGCGGTGGGCGACTCGACCATCGCGATCGGCGCGCCCTTCGGTCTCTCGAACACGGTCACCACCGGCATCATCAGCGCGAAGAACCGCCCGGTCGCCTCCGGCGACGGCTCGAGCGGCAGGAACTCGTACATGAGCGCCCTGCAGACCGACGCGTCCATCAACCCGGGCAACTCCGGCGGCCCGCTGCTGGACTCGCGCGGCGCGGTGATCGGCATCAACTCGGCCATCCAGTCGGCGGGCAGCGGCGGCCTCGGCCAGTCCCAGGCCGGATCGATCGGCCTCGGCTTCGCCATCCCGATCAACCAGGCGAAGACGGTCGCCCAGCAGCTGATCAGGTCGGGCCAGCCGGTCTATCCCGTGATCGGTGCGACGGTCGACATGACGGGTGAGGAAGCGGGCGCCAAGATCGCCGGCCAGGGCGCGGGCGGCACCGCCGCCGTGAGCCCGAACGGCCCGGCGGCAAAGGCCGGGTTGAAGGCGGGCGACGTCATCACCAAGTTCGACGGCAAGACGGTCGACAGCGGCCCGACCCTGATCAGCGAAATCTGGACCCACAAGCCGGGCGACAAGGTGACGCTGACCTACGAGCGCGACGGCAAGGAGCGCACGGCCGAAGTGACCTTGGGCGAGCGCAAGGGCGACAGCTGA
- a CDS encoding tyrosine-type recombinase/integrase, whose amino-acid sequence MLTYDVDIWSIRKRPGRPKPWELRWRVGERPHSRSFKLKPQADGRRTELMAALRDRKQFDEETGLPASELASRTSPSWYEHVTGYVLMKWPRAAAKHRASIAESLAVVTPALVTSKRGAPGPSVLRAALYQWAFRAVRSPEGTWVQRHSVEQPPEDVRAALEWIAAHSIKVKDLEDPALLRPALEALSLRLDGGKAAENTARRKRMVLSNVLRYTVEEKGLLTANPLPRVDWTPPESDDEIDFRYVPDPALARSLLGAVRDSGARGEHLHAFFGCLYYAAMRPGEIVALKESDCALPPNSPETVNEWGELLLGESRPEVGGGWTDDGTSYETRGLKRRKRGATRPVPIPPVLVHLLREHIRRYGTADDGRLFRAARGGRVPSTEYCDIWERARKAVLSPREVESDLAAVPYSLRHAGVSLWIKSGVDPAEVAARAGHSIAVLYRFYAKILKGGQQHSNDLISRALEEGNAP is encoded by the coding sequence ATGCTGACGTACGACGTCGATATCTGGTCAATCCGCAAGCGCCCCGGACGCCCCAAGCCGTGGGAGCTGCGTTGGCGAGTGGGCGAGCGACCGCACTCGCGCAGTTTCAAGCTCAAGCCGCAGGCTGACGGCCGACGGACGGAATTGATGGCCGCGCTGCGCGACCGCAAGCAGTTCGACGAGGAAACGGGGCTCCCCGCGAGCGAACTCGCCTCACGCACCTCCCCGTCCTGGTATGAGCACGTCACGGGATACGTGCTCATGAAGTGGCCGCGTGCCGCCGCCAAGCACCGCGCGAGCATCGCGGAGTCTCTAGCCGTTGTGACCCCCGCGCTCGTCACCAGCAAGAGGGGAGCGCCGGGCCCGTCGGTCCTGCGCGCCGCCCTGTACCAGTGGGCTTTCCGCGCCGTCCGCTCCCCGGAAGGCACTTGGGTGCAGCGCCATTCGGTAGAGCAGCCACCGGAGGACGTGCGCGCCGCCTTGGAGTGGATCGCCGCGCACTCCATCAAGGTCAAGGATCTCGAAGATCCCGCGCTACTACGGCCAGCGCTGGAAGCCCTGTCACTCCGTCTGGACGGGGGCAAAGCTGCTGAGAACACGGCCAGGCGTAAGCGCATGGTGTTGAGCAACGTGCTGCGCTACACGGTGGAGGAAAAGGGGCTGCTCACCGCCAACCCCCTCCCACGCGTCGACTGGACGCCTCCCGAGAGCGATGACGAGATCGATTTCCGGTACGTACCGGACCCTGCCTTGGCGCGGTCGCTGCTCGGTGCTGTCCGCGACTCCGGGGCGCGTGGTGAGCACCTGCACGCGTTCTTCGGGTGCCTCTATTACGCGGCCATGCGCCCCGGTGAAATTGTCGCGCTCAAGGAATCGGACTGCGCCTTGCCCCCGAATTCCCCCGAGACCGTGAACGAGTGGGGAGAGCTGCTACTGGGGGAGAGTCGTCCGGAGGTAGGTGGCGGGTGGACGGATGACGGGACGTCGTACGAGACGCGCGGACTCAAGCGACGAAAGCGCGGTGCGACGCGTCCCGTGCCTATCCCACCCGTCCTCGTGCATCTGCTCCGGGAACACATCAGGCGATACGGCACGGCCGATGACGGCCGGCTGTTCCGGGCTGCCAGGGGCGGGCGCGTCCCGTCAACCGAGTACTGCGACATCTGGGAGAGAGCGCGGAAGGCGGTGCTGTCCCCGCGCGAGGTCGAATCAGACCTTGCGGCCGTGCCGTACTCGCTCCGCCACGCGGGCGTGTCCCTGTGGATCAAGTCGGGGGTGGACCCGGCGGAGGTCGCCGCTCGCGCCGGCCACAGCATCGCTGTGCTGTACCGCTTCTACGCGAAGATCCTTAAGGGCGGTCAGCAGCACTCCAACGACCTGATCTCTCGTGCCCTGGAGGAGGGCAACGCCCCCTGA
- a CDS encoding helix-turn-helix transcriptional regulator, translating to MAAPKMLKLPEVLEEIEMSRAAFYRMRARGKAPKLIKLPNGQLRCRRSDLDAWWERCEQHAA from the coding sequence TTGGCTGCCCCCAAGATGCTCAAGCTCCCCGAAGTCCTCGAAGAGATCGAGATGAGCCGCGCCGCCTTCTACCGGATGCGCGCCCGCGGCAAGGCTCCCAAACTCATCAAGCTGCCGAACGGACAGCTCCGCTGCCGCCGCAGTGACCTTGACGCGTGGTGGGAGCGCTGCGAGCAGCACGCCGCGTAA
- a CDS encoding ATP-binding protein, whose protein sequence is MSDDDKNPARQVITDYAQSHFRYFRTADGTVYAQKNGHPVARPIRSQGTTGSHRQELMVGLFRDGVGVFNGTAMKEALDLIEALALTEDVQPVHIRVAPGFDGATWLDLGRSDGRSVRIHPTGWEIRTPDPREACWRRTQLTGELPLPVKDTNGKGIDLLMRLCNFANAETECLAIAWLIGCLGPSVPVPAPFLTGPQGAGKSTGGRMLVRIIEGMSGDLRRAPKDEENLIAAVAAGWVTALDNLSHMTPDLSDAMCCIVTGAENVKRALFTDGDVFRVGYRRPLLLTGIDVGVIRPDLAERLLPLRLERPRVRRTEAELWSDFAEVLPVILGSLLDLTVQVRAAEADIPTDLRMADFAHLCAQLDAATGLGALAAYRASLDDLNDDVIEGDLLAQTVLKHAAGIDPGTEQRMTSAEWLHCLTGLYAGEDFRPLPKGWPTTGKVLSDRLKRLQPTLAARGVLIDWGRTKTSRYIEIARPGAAPPPHGQEAAF, encoded by the coding sequence ATGTCCGACGACGACAAGAACCCCGCACGCCAGGTCATCACCGACTACGCCCAATCACACTTCCGGTACTTCCGCACCGCTGACGGGACCGTGTACGCGCAGAAGAACGGCCACCCCGTGGCCCGCCCGATCCGCTCCCAGGGCACCACCGGAAGCCACCGGCAGGAACTCATGGTCGGCCTCTTTCGCGACGGGGTGGGCGTTTTCAACGGCACCGCCATGAAAGAGGCGCTGGACTTGATCGAAGCGTTGGCGCTGACCGAGGACGTTCAGCCCGTGCACATCCGCGTCGCCCCCGGGTTCGACGGGGCGACGTGGTTGGACCTGGGCCGCAGTGACGGGCGGTCCGTGCGTATCCACCCCACCGGCTGGGAGATCCGCACCCCCGACCCGCGTGAGGCCTGCTGGCGGCGTACTCAGCTCACGGGGGAACTTCCGCTGCCGGTCAAGGACACCAACGGCAAGGGCATCGACCTGTTGATGCGGCTGTGCAACTTCGCCAACGCCGAGACCGAGTGCCTGGCCATCGCGTGGCTGATCGGCTGCCTGGGTCCGTCCGTGCCCGTCCCGGCCCCGTTCCTCACCGGTCCCCAGGGTGCGGGGAAGTCGACGGGCGGGCGGATGCTCGTGCGGATCATCGAGGGCATGAGCGGGGACCTGCGGCGGGCGCCGAAGGATGAGGAGAACCTGATCGCGGCGGTGGCCGCCGGGTGGGTCACCGCTCTGGACAACCTCTCCCACATGACCCCGGACCTGTCCGATGCGATGTGCTGCATCGTCACCGGGGCCGAGAACGTAAAAAGGGCCCTGTTCACGGACGGGGATGTCTTCCGCGTCGGCTACCGCCGCCCGCTGCTGCTGACTGGCATCGACGTGGGCGTGATCCGGCCCGACCTCGCAGAACGGCTCCTTCCGCTGCGGCTGGAACGCCCCCGCGTCCGGCGCACCGAGGCGGAACTGTGGTCCGACTTCGCAGAGGTGTTGCCCGTCATCCTCGGATCGCTCCTGGACCTCACAGTGCAGGTGCGAGCGGCTGAGGCGGACATTCCGACCGACCTGCGCATGGCCGACTTCGCTCACCTGTGCGCGCAACTCGACGCGGCCACCGGTCTGGGGGCGCTCGCCGCCTACCGGGCCAGCCTGGACGACCTCAACGATGACGTCATTGAGGGCGACCTGTTGGCGCAGACCGTGCTCAAGCACGCTGCCGGCATCGACCCGGGCACCGAGCAGCGGATGACGTCGGCCGAGTGGCTGCACTGCCTCACGGGCCTCTACGCGGGCGAGGACTTCCGTCCCCTGCCTAAAGGGTGGCCGACCACCGGCAAGGTGCTCTCAGATCGCCTCAAGCGCCTTCAGCCCACCCTCGCGGCCCGGGGCGTGCTCATCGACTGGGGACGCACCAAGACGTCCCGCTACATCGAGATTGCGCGGCCTGGCGCCGCACCGCCCCCGCACGGGCAGGAAGCGGCCTTCTGA
- a CDS encoding bifunctional DNA primase/polymerase: MTQPTLIRRGHGGMSALPEPLPTALALAASDVPVLPLRRGKVPFGNCPTCAGNACGGRPNMKTPGSCRCPGVCHAWAAATTDPAVIVSAPWAAAWRRAVCVAYHPGAAGLTVVDLDDADAIAWARTALPATRTVATTRGEHWIYRGATSSHNAVRPGVDIKSSMSYARYLGPGIGPMVDLPDAVRALAVKKPSPVRPAPHVGTLPAGSGECPHRTPAYLERGIAMAEQRITAAHSAIHATVYRTFLAVLSTHGRCGCLTEAHVTRLFTAAQTKGESLRHCTDAWTNARTTLGL, translated from the coding sequence ATGACGCAACCGACCCTGATCCGGCGAGGGCACGGCGGCATGAGCGCGCTGCCCGAACCCTTGCCGACTGCGCTAGCACTGGCCGCTTCCGATGTGCCGGTCCTGCCCCTCCGGCGGGGCAAGGTCCCGTTCGGCAACTGCCCTACCTGCGCGGGCAATGCCTGTGGGGGCCGGCCGAACATGAAAACCCCGGGGTCCTGCCGGTGCCCTGGCGTCTGCCACGCGTGGGCCGCCGCCACCACGGACCCGGCGGTCATCGTCTCAGCCCCGTGGGCGGCGGCGTGGCGGCGTGCCGTCTGCGTCGCTTACCACCCCGGGGCCGCTGGGCTGACGGTGGTGGACCTGGACGACGCGGACGCCATCGCGTGGGCCCGTACCGCTCTGCCGGCCACGCGCACGGTGGCGACGACGCGCGGTGAGCACTGGATTTACCGAGGCGCCACGAGCTCACACAACGCGGTCCGGCCCGGTGTCGACATCAAGTCGTCCATGTCCTACGCCCGCTACCTCGGGCCCGGCATCGGCCCCATGGTCGACCTGCCAGACGCCGTGCGCGCCCTCGCGGTGAAGAAGCCTTCCCCCGTCCGGCCGGCGCCGCATGTCGGCACCCTGCCCGCAGGGTCCGGGGAGTGCCCGCACCGCACGCCCGCCTACCTGGAACGCGGCATCGCTATGGCCGAACAGCGCATCACCGCCGCCCACAGCGCGATCCACGCGACCGTGTACCGAACGTTTCTCGCGGTGCTGTCCACGCACGGCCGGTGCGGCTGCCTCACCGAGGCGCACGTCACCCGGCTGTTCACCGCCGCGCAGACCAAGGGGGAGTCCCTGCGGCACTGCACCGACGCGTGGACCAACGCCCGCACCACGTTGGGACTGTGA
- a CDS encoding cell division protein FtsK codes for MKHPDDDHELFNRLEAEMAADHGADVVDLDKARAAREPAPTTPAPEPEPTDPDTPVMVDQPAPAATGPGYLGRLAGARRRAVVPVWLKSVAELRTASAWVARHYAHAAGYHALRAPIYAARLAFQAPAGAAKVVGGTMRWVADREGEPVRLAAVRREDAAEYLKLSRQRDGRVRLRTLVAALAMFTGLGLALALYVLAPDWLQAVSVGAVVLALGAAGRKADAPVVHRAVELPKATKLTSDIVLRALGALGIPAINQAQGKGRDGFEFTAPITRDGPGWRAEGNLPYGVTVTDIIERRERLASGLRRPLGCVWPEAVPDEHTGHLVLWVGDQDMSRASQPAWPLLKSGQVDLFKPVAYGTDQRGRWTEVTLMYIAGVIGAIPRMGKTFLLRLLLLIAALDPRAELHSYDMKGTGDLDPVGNAVGYRHAAGDDDEPVQYALDDFRALREELRRRTKVIRSLPRDICPESKVTSALADKRSLGLHPIVVGVDECQVLFEHPEHGKEFEEIITDLVKRGPATGIVVLLATQRPDAKSLPTGISANASARWCLKVMGQLENDMVLGTSAYKRGVRATMFAWGDKGIHYFVGEGSDARIVRSVYVDAGGAETIAARARRVREKAGLLAGHALGEAPEPTTAAYDLLADILAVVPAKEAKAWSETIVTRLADLRPEVYDRWDPDALAAALKPHGVSTIQVGRRVNGKVVNRRGVDRSHITAAIAERDGKRDAG; via the coding sequence GTGAAGCATCCCGACGACGACCACGAGCTGTTCAACCGCCTGGAAGCCGAAATGGCCGCCGACCACGGCGCCGACGTGGTCGACCTGGACAAGGCCCGCGCCGCCCGCGAACCGGCCCCCACCACACCCGCCCCGGAGCCTGAGCCGACCGACCCGGACACGCCGGTCATGGTCGACCAGCCCGCCCCCGCGGCTACCGGTCCCGGCTACCTCGGTCGGCTCGCCGGCGCCCGCCGCCGCGCGGTCGTGCCGGTCTGGCTGAAGTCCGTGGCTGAGCTGCGCACCGCGTCCGCGTGGGTGGCCCGCCACTACGCCCACGCCGCCGGCTACCACGCGCTGCGTGCCCCGATCTACGCCGCCCGCCTCGCCTTCCAGGCACCGGCCGGCGCTGCGAAGGTGGTCGGGGGCACGATGCGGTGGGTGGCCGACCGTGAGGGCGAACCGGTCCGGCTCGCCGCCGTGCGGCGTGAGGACGCTGCCGAGTACCTGAAGCTGTCGCGGCAGCGTGACGGACGGGTCCGGCTGCGGACCCTGGTCGCCGCGCTCGCGATGTTCACCGGTCTCGGTCTGGCGCTCGCCCTGTACGTGCTGGCCCCCGACTGGCTGCAAGCCGTGTCCGTGGGCGCGGTCGTCCTCGCCCTGGGAGCCGCCGGCCGCAAGGCCGACGCCCCGGTCGTGCACCGGGCCGTGGAACTGCCCAAGGCCACCAAGCTGACCAGTGACATCGTGCTGCGGGCCCTGGGAGCGCTCGGCATTCCCGCGATCAATCAGGCACAGGGCAAGGGACGGGACGGGTTCGAGTTCACCGCCCCCATCACCCGCGACGGGCCCGGCTGGCGCGCAGAGGGCAACCTGCCCTACGGCGTGACCGTGACGGACATCATCGAGCGTCGCGAGCGGCTCGCTTCCGGTCTGCGCCGCCCGCTCGGGTGCGTGTGGCCCGAGGCGGTGCCGGATGAGCACACCGGGCACCTGGTGTTGTGGGTCGGGGATCAGGACATGTCCCGTGCGTCTCAGCCGGCGTGGCCGCTGCTGAAGTCCGGGCAGGTGGATCTGTTCAAGCCGGTCGCTTACGGCACCGACCAGCGCGGCCGGTGGACCGAAGTCACGCTCATGTACATCGCCGGCGTCATCGGCGCGATCCCGCGCATGGGTAAGACGTTCCTTCTGCGTCTGCTGCTGCTGATCGCGGCTCTCGATCCGCGTGCTGAGCTGCACAGCTACGACATGAAGGGCACCGGCGACCTTGACCCGGTGGGCAACGCGGTCGGCTACCGGCACGCCGCCGGCGACGACGACGAACCCGTGCAGTACGCGCTGGACGACTTCCGGGCCCTGCGCGAGGAACTGCGCCGCCGCACGAAGGTGATCCGCTCCCTGCCCCGGGACATCTGCCCCGAGTCCAAGGTGACGTCCGCGCTCGCGGACAAGCGGTCGTTGGGGCTACACCCGATCGTGGTCGGGGTGGATGAGTGTCAGGTCCTCTTCGAGCACCCCGAGCACGGCAAGGAGTTCGAGGAGATCATCACCGACCTGGTCAAGCGGGGTCCCGCCACCGGCATCGTGGTGTTGCTGGCGACGCAGCGCCCGGACGCCAAGTCGCTGCCCACCGGCATCAGCGCGAACGCCTCCGCGCGGTGGTGCCTGAAGGTGATGGGCCAGTTGGAGAACGACATGGTGCTGGGCACCTCCGCCTACAAGCGCGGGGTACGGGCGACCATGTTCGCCTGGGGAGACAAGGGCATCCACTACTTCGTGGGTGAAGGCTCCGACGCCCGTATCGTCCGCTCCGTCTACGTCGACGCCGGCGGCGCCGAAACCATCGCCGCCCGCGCCCGCCGCGTCCGCGAGAAGGCCGGACTGCTCGCCGGCCACGCCCTCGGAGAGGCACCCGAGCCGACCACCGCCGCCTACGACCTGCTCGCGGACATCCTCGCCGTAGTCCCCGCCAAAGAGGCCAAGGCGTGGTCGGAAACCATCGTGACCCGGCTCGCGGACCTGCGCCCCGAGGTCTACGACCGATGGGACCCCGACGCGCTCGCCGCCGCCCTCAAGCCGCACGGCGTGTCCACCATCCAGGTCGGGCGCCGGGTGAACGGCAAGGTCGTCAACCGGCGCGGTGTCGACCGCTCCCACATCACCGCCGCAATTGCGGAGCGTGACGGAAAGCGGGACGCGGGCTGA
- a CDS encoding RRQRL motif-containing zinc-binding protein: protein MSALPVYRWRLAPDGYATRRQLRARGLRPGGQDVAAQLERPRRRRGPLVAYLYRVDLAKPVRPMTPARWEALAKANAARRTCPDCGRDAGYVIPPTLGTCVPCAYPEQYAA, encoded by the coding sequence ATGTCCGCGCTGCCGGTCTATCGGTGGCGCCTGGCCCCGGACGGCTACGCCACCCGCCGCCAACTCCGGGCGCGCGGGCTGCGGCCCGGTGGCCAGGACGTGGCCGCGCAGCTCGAACGGCCGCGCCGCCGCCGGGGCCCGCTGGTCGCCTACCTCTACCGCGTCGACTTGGCCAAGCCGGTCAGGCCGATGACGCCGGCCCGGTGGGAGGCGCTCGCCAAGGCCAACGCCGCCCGCCGCACCTGTCCCGACTGCGGTCGTGACGCCGGCTACGTCATCCCCCCGACGCTCGGCACGTGCGTGCCGTGCGCCTACCCCGAGCAGTACGCCGCCTGA
- a CDS encoding protein spdB, whose translation MKAKTVLPAIAMTAVSMVLTLAVVMMWLGSAVPWPVALVVGLGIDGGWLATLAYERRLAAQGDHNRAVTAVGWSFGLLAAGVLVAHALTAEHSAGAWLAVAWLPIAAKALWLVHSLWERTALTPLALDAIRGIQQEARDEAAVARARLRAEAATEETRLTAVTEAGARVARVQAQTAQTLAGAWSTLETARKGEETGRALTSVTTHVTPGVTPRWELPVWGPTVQVPALETGAPALSDDALDTLVHDIRHSQTPPLSYRDMAARFRAAGHSASEVRLRAAWKRVA comes from the coding sequence GTGAAGGCGAAGACGGTTCTTCCGGCTATCGCGATGACGGCCGTGTCGATGGTGCTGACCCTCGCGGTGGTGATGATGTGGCTGGGGTCGGCGGTGCCGTGGCCGGTCGCTCTGGTCGTCGGTCTCGGGATCGACGGCGGATGGCTGGCCACCCTCGCCTACGAACGCCGCCTCGCTGCGCAGGGCGACCACAACCGCGCCGTGACGGCGGTGGGCTGGTCCTTCGGCCTGCTCGCTGCCGGCGTCCTGGTCGCCCACGCGCTGACCGCTGAGCACTCCGCCGGCGCGTGGCTGGCCGTGGCGTGGCTGCCCATCGCGGCCAAGGCCCTGTGGCTCGTGCACAGCCTGTGGGAGCGCACCGCCCTCACCCCGCTCGCGCTGGACGCCATTCGGGGCATTCAGCAGGAGGCGCGCGACGAAGCGGCCGTGGCCCGTGCCCGGCTGCGGGCGGAAGCGGCCACGGAGGAGACGCGGCTGACGGCCGTGACGGAAGCCGGGGCACGCGTCGCACGTGTCCAGGCACAGACCGCGCAGACCCTCGCGGGGGCGTGGTCGACGCTGGAGACCGCCCGCAAGGGCGAGGAGACCGGCAGGGCGCTGACCAGCGTGACGACCCACGTCACACCCGGCGTCACACCCCGCTGGGAACTGCCCGTGTGGGGCCCGACCGTGCAGGTTCCGGCGCTGGAGACGGGGGCGCCCGCGCTGTCGGATGACGCGCTGGACACGCTCGTTCACGACATCCGGCACAGCCAGACGCCGCCCTTGTCGTACCGCGACATGGCCGCCCGCTTCCGGGCCGCCGGGCACTCCGCCTCCGAGGTCCGGTTGCGGGCCGCGTGGAAGCGCGTCGCCTGA
- a CDS encoding DUF6303 family protein produces the protein MSKLTAQMSGDGGQWRLYVVLYGESEWPTVRFESGPVPTGADRRDALAYLGYEVAPGAEWAWIEDSQKPFDDSTPVVLIATVDVRELEGATE, from the coding sequence GTGAGCAAGCTGACCGCGCAGATGTCGGGTGACGGCGGACAGTGGCGCCTGTACGTCGTCCTGTACGGCGAGAGCGAGTGGCCCACCGTCCGGTTCGAGTCCGGTCCGGTGCCCACCGGGGCGGACCGCCGGGACGCCCTGGCCTACCTCGGCTACGAGGTGGCGCCCGGTGCCGAGTGGGCGTGGATCGAGGACAGCCAGAAGCCTTTCGACGACAGCACCCCGGTCGTCCTGATCGCGACCGTGGACGTGCGCGAGCTGGAAGGGGCCACCGAGTGA
- a CDS encoding DUF6284 family protein, producing MNHIVTLQDAVTAFAPWMEPTNAELDAIEQEMPVILADVDLLDAHIVTLDRAPSELDERRIRRARRRALAARVVLVNRAAGTSLPGGAA from the coding sequence ATGAACCACATCGTCACACTTCAGGACGCTGTTACCGCGTTCGCTCCGTGGATGGAACCGACGAATGCGGAGCTGGACGCGATCGAGCAGGAGATGCCCGTCATCCTGGCGGACGTCGACCTGTTGGACGCGCACATCGTCACCCTTGACCGCGCCCCGTCCGAGCTGGACGAGCGGCGTATCCGCCGGGCCCGGCGCCGGGCGCTCGCCGCCCGCGTGGTGCTGGTCAACCGCGCGGCCGGTACGAGCCTGCCCGGGGGTGCCGCGTGA
- a CDS encoding GntR family transcriptional regulator, with protein MDSQPKRKPNAREIAGRIRDEIAAGTFGPGDRLPGARAYAKKLGVALMTVQNAYAQLQEEGLVEGVSGSGTYVRDPAPGEQSPREAAQRLTELQAEVARVSTELAGLVERVKQLEAVVGPTKGEPGA; from the coding sequence GTGGACTCACAGCCGAAGAGGAAGCCCAACGCCCGCGAGATCGCAGGCAGAATCAGAGACGAGATCGCCGCAGGGACGTTCGGTCCTGGGGACCGCCTGCCCGGCGCGCGGGCCTACGCCAAGAAGCTCGGCGTGGCTCTGATGACGGTGCAGAACGCTTACGCCCAGCTCCAGGAAGAAGGGCTGGTTGAGGGCGTCTCCGGAAGCGGCACCTACGTCCGCGATCCCGCCCCGGGTGAGCAGAGCCCCCGTGAGGCAGCGCAGCGCCTGACCGAGCTGCAAGCTGAGGTCGCGCGCGTCTCGACCGAGCTTGCCGGCCTCGTCGAGCGCGTCAAGCAGCTTGAGGCGGTCGTAGGCCCCACCAAGGGTGAGCCCGGCGCCTAG
- a CDS encoding aminotransferase class IV family protein gives MAELNGKPATLDDLQSLALTNYGHFTSMRLEDGTVRGLSLHLDRLVRDCRIVFGVELDRERTLNYIRKAADGVTGVAGLRVTVFDPGIDMGRPSDAKDPHILVNLRPGGAMPPPPLTAKTFTFTRDNAQVKHIGLHPQLRLRRAAQLAGFDDAVFVEPDGRISEGGTWNLGFVDQDGTVIWPEAPVLPGTTMMLLRSLDTPKQITAPVRLADVPKMAAAFATNVTIGVRSVSALDDVQFPHDHPVLAALRDAYVGIPGERL, from the coding sequence ATGGCCGAACTCAACGGAAAACCTGCCACCCTTGACGACCTGCAGAGCCTTGCCCTCACGAACTACGGGCACTTCACGTCAATGCGGCTGGAGGACGGCACCGTCCGGGGCCTGTCGCTCCATCTGGACCGATTGGTGCGCGACTGCCGCATCGTCTTCGGCGTCGAGTTGGACCGAGAGCGGACGCTGAACTACATCCGGAAGGCAGCCGACGGCGTCACTGGGGTCGCCGGCCTCCGCGTCACCGTCTTCGATCCCGGGATCGACATGGGGCGCCCTAGCGACGCCAAGGACCCGCACATCTTGGTCAACCTGCGACCTGGTGGTGCCATGCCGCCGCCGCCCCTTACGGCCAAGACCTTCACCTTCACCCGCGACAACGCGCAGGTGAAGCACATCGGCCTGCACCCGCAGCTCCGGCTTCGCCGTGCCGCTCAGCTCGCCGGATTCGATGACGCCGTGTTTGTCGAGCCGGACGGTCGGATCTCCGAGGGCGGCACGTGGAACCTCGGTTTCGTCGACCAGGACGGCACGGTCATCTGGCCGGAAGCCCCTGTGCTCCCGGGCACCACGATGATGCTGCTGCGAAGCCTCGATACCCCGAAGCAGATTACGGCTCCAGTGCGGCTCGCCGACGTCCCGAAGATGGCAGCCGCATTCGCGACGAACGTAACGATCGGCGTGCGTTCAGTCAGTGCGCTCGATGACGTGCAGTTCCCGCATGACCACCCCGTGCTCGCAGCGCTGCGTGACGCCTACGTCGGCATTCCCGGCGAGCGTCTCTAG